A single region of the Candidatus Binatia bacterium genome encodes:
- a CDS encoding AAA family ATPase produces MSSQWLNLKSESLLEHFGLTREPFNITPDPSFLYLGASHQQALVRLLYGINARKGFIVLTGEVGTGKTTLLHCLLQELKKRNTQSTLIVNTVSHSKDLLRDVCEDLGFTAFQEDRQNIHTYLKLLNQLLLESYHKGKNVTLIIDEAQNLSARVLENIRLMSNFETSEDKLLQIVLAGQPELAHRLNAPELRQLKQRIVLYLQLKPLNFGECAEYIATRLEIAGVSRPIFTSEALEAVYSYSGGLPRLINILCDNGLLAAYSSGSRRVRADMIREVAEERSLTVQSEEAPRMKLAASMGFERSRPSGLAPRIRRLGMIVDDDVPAEESPAPPPSGDDFTVFTAGAVVTDEPAAADSMEAEEERPVEPPAREDGETLGGAEEVEAEFRVASSVKEFTVFTAGAVADEPAGLTETTEIEMERAFESRAAENGGPADPRGRDEIFDFRIDDPPLDEFAAFPAGEAAQPSTNAPQDVAPAWFLDSLIGSLTEAMGPMAPFVVRDRVSALGEELETFPRSRLAELVESASGEILEESPKIRFQQMMSKEIETMNSAKEEK; encoded by the coding sequence CGCAAAGGTTTTATCGTGCTCACGGGAGAAGTCGGCACCGGCAAGACGACGTTGCTCCATTGCCTGCTGCAGGAGCTGAAGAAAAGGAACACTCAAAGCACGCTGATCGTCAACACGGTCAGTCATTCGAAAGACCTCTTGCGAGACGTTTGCGAAGACCTGGGGTTTACCGCGTTTCAGGAAGACCGGCAGAACATCCACACCTATCTCAAATTGCTGAACCAGCTCCTCTTGGAGTCGTATCACAAAGGCAAGAACGTCACCTTGATCATCGACGAGGCGCAGAATCTTTCCGCCAGGGTGCTGGAAAATATCCGGCTCATGTCCAACTTCGAGACCTCGGAGGACAAGCTCTTGCAGATCGTGCTCGCGGGCCAACCCGAGCTGGCGCACCGGCTGAATGCGCCGGAGCTGCGCCAGCTCAAGCAACGAATCGTGCTCTACCTTCAATTAAAGCCGCTGAATTTCGGCGAGTGCGCGGAATATATCGCTACGCGCCTGGAGATTGCGGGCGTGAGTCGTCCGATATTTACCTCCGAGGCCCTGGAAGCGGTTTACAGTTACTCAGGCGGCCTGCCGCGGCTCATCAACATCCTATGCGACAACGGACTCCTGGCGGCCTACTCCTCGGGCAGCAGGAGAGTCAGGGCGGATATGATCCGGGAGGTCGCCGAGGAACGCTCGCTCACGGTCCAGTCCGAAGAAGCTCCGCGCATGAAGCTCGCCGCTTCCATGGGGTTCGAGCGGTCGCGACCTTCCGGACTGGCGCCACGGATCAGGAGGCTGGGTATGATCGTCGACGATGACGTGCCGGCGGAGGAATCTCCCGCCCCGCCGCCTTCCGGCGACGACTTTACGGTTTTTACCGCCGGCGCGGTGGTGACGGACGAACCCGCGGCGGCCGATTCGATGGAAGCTGAAGAGGAGCGGCCTGTCGAACCGCCGGCGCGGGAAGACGGCGAGACCCTTGGTGGCGCCGAAGAGGTCGAGGCCGAGTTTCGCGTCGCGTCTTCGGTCAAAGAGTTCACCGTGTTCACTGCCGGCGCGGTTGCCGACGAGCCGGCCGGATTGACGGAGACAACGGAAATCGAAATGGAAAGGGCGTTCGAAAGCCGGGCGGCGGAAAACGGCGGGCCGGCTGATCCCAGAGGCCGGGACGAGATCTTTGACTTCCGTATCGACGATCCCCCGCTCGATGAGTTCGCGGCGTTTCCCGCCGGAGAAGCGGCGCAGCCATCGACGAACGCGCCTCAGGATGTCGCGCCGGCCTGGTTCCTCGATTCCCTGATCGGCTCGCTTACGGAAGCGATGGGACCGATGGCGCCTTTCGTCGTTCGCGATCGGGTCTCCGCCCTCGGCGAAGAGCTGGAAACTTTTCCCAGGTCGCGGCTCGCGGAGCTGGTGGAGTCGGCGAGCGGAGAGATTTTGGAAGAGTCGCCTAAGATTCGCTTTCAACAAATGATGTCCAAGGAGATCGAAACGATGAATTCCGCCAAGGAGGAAAAATGA